Proteins found in one Alteromonas macleodii genomic segment:
- a CDS encoding BCCT family transporter, whose amino-acid sequence MSSNTRDAASPKATIKQESAFSVIDKPTFFGSLILLLAVTLPLIIWPDQGAQWVAAAKDFVTSKLGVLYLLLGVGAGGFMVYIMFSDIGQIKLGEPEEKPEFSPVSWAAMLFCAGIGASILYWSMIEWVYYYQAPPFHIEGETPEAAKWAAAYGIFHWGPLAWAIYLIPAVPIAYFYYVRNHSVLKISEALMPVIGEKMAHGWLGKIIDISFIFGMLGGGATTLGLAAPMINEGVHELFGVPKSLTTQVIVLVTCTAIFGYSAYVGLKKGIKLLSDINFWLAVGLLLFIFIVGPTLFMANTGLDALGRVLSNIIKMATWLEPFAEFNGFENTHFPQDWTIFYWAWWLVFAPSVGLFIARISRGRTIRTMVAGSMFFGTMGCFLFFMVMGNYGLYLQLSGELDVVTILNQESPTAAIFAMLHTLPMDYVVIFVFTLLALIFTATTFDSISYILAAVVQKEVDEEPLRWNRLFWAFALSFMPIVLMFVGGLETLQTASIIGGVPLLAVALMLCIAIVRAANYDMRYQPDYSVKEINIGEFPDDDPWSEEGTWDIDEEGEEEVPIAAKPKPREPKDHIEGDPHSRPSRL is encoded by the coding sequence ATGAGTAGTAATACCCGAGATGCGGCCTCACCCAAGGCCACCATTAAACAGGAAAGCGCATTTAGCGTTATTGATAAGCCAACCTTCTTTGGCTCTCTTATTCTTCTTCTTGCCGTCACCCTTCCTCTTATCATTTGGCCTGACCAGGGCGCACAATGGGTGGCAGCCGCCAAAGACTTCGTTACCAGTAAACTCGGCGTGTTGTATCTTTTACTTGGAGTGGGTGCTGGTGGCTTCATGGTTTACATCATGTTTAGCGACATTGGCCAAATAAAATTGGGCGAGCCTGAAGAAAAGCCCGAGTTCTCACCTGTATCTTGGGCTGCCATGCTGTTTTGCGCAGGTATTGGGGCGTCTATCTTGTATTGGTCAATGATTGAGTGGGTGTACTACTACCAAGCCCCACCGTTTCATATAGAAGGCGAAACCCCAGAAGCTGCCAAATGGGCCGCGGCCTACGGTATATTTCACTGGGGCCCGCTAGCTTGGGCTATTTACCTTATTCCTGCAGTACCCATTGCTTACTTCTACTACGTGCGTAACCACAGCGTACTAAAAATATCCGAAGCCCTAATGCCGGTAATAGGCGAGAAAATGGCCCACGGCTGGCTAGGTAAAATCATCGATATCAGCTTTATATTCGGCATGTTAGGCGGCGGGGCAACTACGCTTGGCTTGGCAGCACCTATGATAAACGAAGGGGTACACGAACTCTTCGGGGTACCTAAATCGCTAACTACCCAAGTAATTGTGCTTGTAACCTGTACCGCCATATTCGGCTACAGCGCGTATGTTGGACTTAAAAAAGGCATTAAGCTGCTGTCAGACATTAACTTTTGGCTGGCAGTTGGGTTGTTGCTGTTCATCTTTATTGTGGGCCCAACGTTGTTTATGGCCAATACAGGATTAGATGCCCTGGGCCGAGTACTTAGCAACATTATAAAAATGGCCACATGGTTAGAACCCTTCGCCGAATTCAACGGTTTCGAAAACACCCATTTCCCCCAAGATTGGACCATATTCTACTGGGCATGGTGGCTGGTATTTGCACCTAGCGTAGGCTTATTTATAGCGCGTATTTCAAGAGGGCGCACCATTCGAACCATGGTGGCGGGCTCTATGTTTTTCGGCACCATGGGCTGCTTTTTATTCTTCATGGTAATGGGAAATTACGGCCTGTATTTACAGCTTTCAGGTGAACTAGACGTAGTCACCATACTTAACCAAGAAAGCCCAACCGCAGCCATTTTTGCCATGCTGCACACACTGCCTATGGACTACGTGGTTATCTTTGTATTTACCCTATTGGCGCTAATATTCACCGCCACTACCTTTGATTCTATTTCTTACATTCTGGCAGCCGTAGTGCAAAAAGAAGTAGACGAAGAACCACTGCGCTGGAACCGCTTATTCTGGGCCTTTGCGCTATCTTTTATGCCTATTGTGCTTATGTTTGTTGGCGGGTTAGAAACACTACAAACCGCATCAATAATAGGGGGCGTACCGCTATTAGCTGTGGCTTTAATGCTGTGTATTGCCATAGTAAGGGCTGCTAATTACGACATGCGCTATCAGCCAGACTATTCAGTAAAAGAAATTAACATTGGCGAGTTCCCAGACGACGACCCTTGGAGCGAAGAGGGCACGTGGGATATTGATGAGGAAGGCGAAGAAGAAGTGCCTATTGCGGCCAAACCTAAACCTCGTGAACCAAAAGATCACATTGAAGGCGACCCGCACAGCAGGCCGTCGCGGTTGTAG
- a CDS encoding LPP20 family lipoprotein produces the protein MRQLLYLLLFAVSSATAVELPPDSEKYIYGIGTDTSYDLAQKAAMADIVMKLATRVNVSTKINQTKQSNRTQVDAQSQVIAESRGIELPNVEVIDSNQKNNFWQVLVRVEREQVKRAIKHQLDTINSDLQFILEEFENYYAPSCFYTLSNEENKRTLLNELIPAYIGIGSEDGAETQFNSTINTFDRTYKRCKKRNRYTLTFSQPVTSTLKNSTKALLKKQGFDVVSKGENTGSVQFNIKAKSSMFKETHFTILTAEILVFDERESLQFKDSFKVKGASFKSSSESVARAEQALLQRVKLK, from the coding sequence ATGCGACAACTACTTTACCTTTTGCTGTTTGCCGTATCTTCCGCAACGGCCGTTGAATTACCGCCAGATTCAGAAAAATACATTTATGGCATAGGTACCGACACCAGCTACGACCTCGCGCAAAAAGCGGCCATGGCAGATATCGTGATGAAACTGGCTACAAGGGTAAACGTAAGCACCAAAATCAACCAAACAAAACAGTCTAATAGGACCCAAGTTGATGCTCAGTCACAAGTAATAGCTGAGAGTCGAGGTATAGAGCTACCCAATGTAGAGGTCATTGATTCTAACCAAAAGAATAATTTTTGGCAGGTCCTTGTACGGGTTGAACGAGAGCAAGTTAAACGCGCTATAAAACATCAACTCGATACCATAAACAGTGACTTACAGTTTATTCTTGAAGAATTTGAGAATTATTACGCGCCTTCGTGTTTTTATACGTTAAGTAATGAAGAAAATAAAAGAACACTGCTTAACGAGTTAATACCAGCATACATAGGCATTGGCAGTGAAGATGGCGCTGAAACCCAGTTTAACAGCACTATTAACACTTTCGACCGCACTTACAAACGCTGCAAAAAGCGCAACCGTTACACCCTAACCTTCTCACAGCCTGTAACTAGCACACTAAAAAATTCAACGAAAGCGCTGTTGAAAAAGCAAGGATTTGACGTGGTTAGTAAAGGTGAGAACACGGGGAGCGTGCAGTTTAATATAAAAGCCAAATCTTCAATGTTTAAAGAGACGCACTTCACCATTTTAACCGCTGAAATCCTTGTTTTTGATGAAAGGGAATCATTGCAATTTAAAGATTCTTTCAAAGTAAAAGGCGCCTCTTTCAAATCTAGCAGTGAGTCTGTTGCTAGAGCAGAGCAAGCGTTACTGCAACGCGTGAAACTAAAATAA
- a CDS encoding ETEC_3214 domain-containing protein has translation MSENQRSSDETDTAPGRKKSVYEYFVAGALGLMALGQWGDTKDVIVEAWRLTLSNFTHQYEYQALDRINVGSNLRYIKNLIGEPQLIKTSKYNDEISFAYYLKEKYILTLIVEENRVSAYTITSLIDDFVPHSLLTKTASDDKTSIADNYGTIEDFTLDFNNIEYLLVKEELGKEKLFVNNYFGAISYGVEVQLPSEELREIYNTLNMDETSPEALTKVRQLTTRAINNFYGAGENDLSVIADSVLTNFEYSLYYKK, from the coding sequence ATGAGTGAAAATCAGAGAAGTTCGGATGAGACTGACACAGCGCCTGGTCGCAAAAAATCTGTCTATGAATACTTTGTAGCAGGTGCTCTTGGTCTTATGGCTTTAGGTCAGTGGGGAGACACTAAAGACGTTATTGTTGAAGCCTGGCGACTTACTCTTTCTAACTTCACTCATCAATACGAATATCAGGCGTTAGACCGTATAAATGTAGGCAGTAATTTACGCTACATAAAAAACCTTATTGGCGAGCCGCAGTTAATCAAAACCAGTAAATACAATGATGAAATCAGCTTTGCTTATTACCTAAAAGAAAAATACATACTAACGCTGATAGTAGAAGAAAACCGTGTAAGTGCATACACCATCACAAGCCTAATTGATGACTTTGTGCCGCATAGCCTACTCACAAAGACCGCTAGCGACGACAAAACTAGCATTGCCGATAACTACGGCACTATTGAAGATTTCACACTAGATTTCAACAACATTGAATACCTTTTAGTTAAAGAAGAGCTTGGTAAAGAAAAGTTATTCGTTAACAACTACTTTGGTGCTATCAGCTACGGTGTCGAGGTACAACTGCCCAGTGAAGAACTACGAGAGATCTACAACACCTTAAATATGGATGAGACATCACCAGAGGCGTTAACAAAAGTGAGGCAGTTAACTACGAGAGCCATAAATAACTTTTACGGCGCAGGTGAAAATGACCTATCAGTCATTGCCGACTCAGTTTTAACCAACTTTGAATACTCTTTGTATTACAAGAAATAA
- a CDS encoding transglycosylase SLT domain-containing protein: MLRNRVLKKAVIASMLLSAPSVAQQSKFDAYKEKHKERYERFANDYSQRYEAFKEKLIEKWGVAELSSTTEYVAYSNDNNIKVIADFEKDTIEVSIRDDEFDTLDEQEKNDQVKAALESTLKLSASEAKEVNPEFVILDGNSAKKAHIPTLKNNKSAAPTLLNALGIKSDADLAKSIVAAKAIPVEKQAALVTQRTKARLEKQIKEVEQFASREDVPKQTKEQATKTVATLTTQLNEVSEAKVDATAKNTRSYKIQLQRARYEKAAEFLNAVSQQASRWQVAEDTLLAVMETESHFNPLAKSHIPAYGLMQIVPATAGADVNKQVFSSDKKPTPEELYDSERNIEYGSAYFNILMTRYLKEVENPTSRLYCAIAAYNTGIGNLSKAFNNGKHGRMAAIEKINQMTPEQVMQVIKSKTHTETQRYLDKVLGSKAYFSQHI; the protein is encoded by the coding sequence ATGTTGCGAAACAGAGTGTTAAAGAAGGCAGTTATTGCATCGATGCTGTTAAGCGCACCTTCAGTGGCGCAGCAGTCAAAGTTTGATGCCTATAAGGAAAAGCATAAAGAGAGGTACGAACGCTTTGCTAACGATTACTCTCAGCGGTATGAAGCGTTTAAAGAAAAGTTAATCGAAAAATGGGGCGTAGCTGAGTTGAGTTCAACCACTGAGTACGTGGCATATTCAAACGATAACAATATAAAAGTCATTGCTGATTTCGAAAAAGACACTATTGAGGTGAGTATTCGTGACGACGAATTCGACACACTTGATGAACAGGAAAAGAACGATCAAGTCAAAGCTGCGCTTGAAAGTACGCTAAAATTGTCAGCATCTGAAGCAAAAGAAGTAAACCCTGAGTTTGTCATTTTAGACGGTAACTCAGCAAAAAAAGCACACATTCCCACGCTAAAAAACAATAAAAGCGCAGCCCCTACCTTGCTTAACGCATTGGGAATAAAAAGTGATGCTGATTTAGCAAAATCGATAGTTGCTGCAAAGGCGATACCCGTAGAAAAACAGGCTGCATTAGTTACGCAACGAACTAAAGCTCGCTTAGAGAAGCAGATAAAAGAAGTCGAACAGTTTGCTTCAAGAGAAGATGTGCCGAAGCAAACAAAAGAACAAGCCACAAAAACAGTGGCGACGCTCACTACACAACTTAATGAAGTATCAGAAGCAAAAGTTGACGCAACAGCCAAAAACACGCGTTCTTATAAAATACAACTGCAGCGGGCGCGTTACGAAAAAGCAGCTGAATTTTTAAATGCCGTTTCACAACAGGCTTCACGTTGGCAAGTAGCCGAAGATACCCTGCTGGCAGTAATGGAAACCGAAAGCCACTTTAACCCCCTGGCCAAGTCACATATTCCCGCTTACGGGTTAATGCAAATTGTGCCCGCCACCGCAGGCGCAGATGTGAATAAGCAAGTATTTTCCAGTGATAAAAAGCCAACGCCTGAAGAGCTGTATGACAGCGAACGCAATATTGAATATGGCAGCGCATATTTCAATATTTTAATGACGCGTTATCTTAAAGAAGTTGAAAACCCCACCAGTCGTTTGTACTGCGCTATAGCCGCTTATAATACTGGCATAGGTAACCTCTCAAAAGCGTTCAACAATGGTAAGCACGGCAGAATGGCAGCAATTGAGAAAATTAATCAGATGACGCCAGAACAAGTGATGCAAGTAATAAAAAGTAAAACACACACTGAAACGCAGCGCTATTTAGACAAAGTATTAGGCAGTAAAGCGTACTTTTCACAACACATTTAG
- a CDS encoding LPP20 family lipoprotein — protein sequence MLKRNLQLIALSTTLALAAGCSSTPKTNATDMGMNLPSWVTNPTVESGLAASSCVAASNSFSMDKTQAATMARTELAAQLDARVSSLQEQYAQTVSSASASTTNTDFSTATTQFVNQALQGSKVTKVDYAQMGQQKNVCALVTVSEDNAKRLFERVINSAPTKLSPEDETLLYLNFLKSENQL from the coding sequence GTGCTTAAACGCAACCTTCAGTTAATCGCTTTATCTACCACGCTTGCTTTAGCAGCAGGGTGTAGCTCAACACCAAAAACAAATGCTACAGATATGGGGATGAACCTGCCCTCTTGGGTAACAAACCCAACAGTAGAGTCCGGTTTAGCAGCCTCATCTTGTGTAGCAGCATCAAACAGCTTTTCTATGGATAAAACTCAGGCTGCTACTATGGCACGTACTGAGTTGGCCGCCCAATTAGATGCTCGCGTATCTTCTCTACAAGAACAATATGCACAAACGGTATCTAGTGCTAGTGCCAGTACCACTAATACTGACTTTTCTACCGCCACTACCCAGTTCGTGAATCAAGCGCTTCAGGGCTCGAAAGTAACCAAGGTCGATTACGCTCAAATGGGTCAACAGAAAAATGTGTGTGCATTGGTCACTGTGTCTGAAGACAACGCAAAGAGATTATTTGAACGCGTTATCAATAGTGCTCCTACTAAGTTAAGTCCAGAAGATGAAACATTACTTTATCTGAACTTTTTAAAGTCGGAAAATCAGCTGTAG